A single window of Nitrospira sp. CR1.1 DNA harbors:
- a CDS encoding DUF4071 domain-containing protein, translating into MKPHTFVAMPFGVKQDSQGNEIDFNRVYRELIKPALEAAGLEVFRADEEQRAGGILPDMFQELLVADLVVADLTIDNPNVWYELGVRHALRARGVVLICGGRVTTAFDLYTDRKLRYSIKDRGPDLSTIEQEKASLTAMVKATMESWHGRKVSPVYHLMPHLREPDWKSLRIGTVREFWAQHEAWESRLTLARKAGHMGDVLVLAEEAPIAAFRAEAWIKAGEALRKAEHFNLGLEQLDKGLAIEPDNLRGLREKGICLQRLALAEKPGHSLGRTREHYRTVLDSFPNDSETWALLGRVDKDAWVASWRQASRSPAQMRDDAAYEDALLRAAIESYATGYRRNPARYYPGINALTLMHVYTYLTKDLRYEKEMSSMTGAVRFAAECESDNSQAFWSKATLGDLEVLVGTAETVRAAYKEAIAKNDQDWFDLNSCRAQLQLLHDLGFHLETVDAGLATFNRAVENLKKPESRWQPRKVFLFSGHMVDAPDRQPPRFPDKPETLTAAARRIADALANLDAGPDDLALTQGACGGDLLFTEACQERGVDVQWLQPFPEPEFIEKSVVSRGESWRASYLAAKAKLTRAIRSAPEALGPPPKGTDPYQRCNLWLLYTALSYGIANVQFMCVWNGEGGDGPGGTAHMYEEVKRRTGHVTWIDSRTL; encoded by the coding sequence GTGAAACCGCACACCTTTGTTGCGATGCCCTTTGGTGTGAAACAGGATAGCCAAGGAAATGAGATCGATTTTAATCGAGTCTATCGTGAGCTGATCAAGCCTGCATTGGAGGCGGCGGGGCTGGAGGTCTTCCGAGCGGATGAGGAGCAGCGGGCAGGAGGCATCTTGCCCGACATGTTTCAGGAATTGTTGGTGGCTGACCTTGTGGTCGCTGATCTGACCATCGACAATCCCAACGTCTGGTACGAACTTGGAGTTCGACATGCGCTTCGTGCTCGTGGGGTGGTGCTTATCTGCGGAGGGCGGGTAACGACGGCCTTCGATCTCTACACGGATCGTAAACTGCGCTACTCGATCAAGGATCGTGGGCCGGACCTCTCGACCATCGAACAGGAGAAGGCGAGTCTCACCGCCATGGTCAAGGCCACCATGGAGTCATGGCATGGCCGCAAGGTCAGTCCCGTCTACCACCTGATGCCGCATCTACGAGAGCCGGACTGGAAGTCGCTTCGCATCGGCACCGTCCGGGAATTCTGGGCGCAACATGAGGCGTGGGAGTCACGCCTGACGCTGGCGAGAAAAGCCGGCCATATGGGAGATGTCTTGGTGTTGGCGGAGGAAGCGCCCATCGCGGCATTTCGAGCAGAGGCCTGGATCAAAGCGGGCGAGGCGTTGCGCAAGGCCGAACACTTCAATCTGGGTTTGGAACAACTGGACAAGGGGCTTGCCATCGAGCCGGATAATCTCCGCGGCTTGCGGGAGAAAGGGATCTGTCTTCAGCGGTTGGCGTTGGCGGAAAAGCCGGGTCATTCGTTGGGCCGCACACGGGAGCACTATCGCACGGTGCTGGACTCTTTCCCGAACGACTCTGAAACCTGGGCCTTGCTGGGCCGCGTGGATAAAGATGCGTGGGTGGCGTCCTGGCGTCAGGCCTCGCGCTCTCCGGCCCAGATGCGGGATGACGCAGCCTATGAGGATGCCCTGCTGCGAGCGGCGATCGAGAGCTATGCCACCGGATATCGCCGCAATCCTGCACGCTATTATCCCGGCATCAACGCGTTGACGCTGATGCATGTGTATACGTATCTCACCAAGGATTTGCGATATGAGAAAGAGATGTCCTCCATGACTGGGGCGGTACGCTTTGCCGCTGAGTGCGAGTCTGATAACTCGCAAGCATTCTGGTCCAAGGCGACGCTTGGTGATCTGGAAGTCTTGGTAGGGACCGCAGAGACGGTTCGGGCGGCTTACAAAGAGGCCATCGCAAAGAATGACCAGGACTGGTTTGATTTGAACTCCTGCCGTGCGCAGCTGCAACTCCTCCATGATCTGGGCTTCCACCTGGAAACCGTCGATGCTGGGCTGGCGACGTTCAATCGTGCAGTGGAAAATCTCAAGAAGCCAGAAAGCCGCTGGCAGCCGCGGAAGGTGTTTCTCTTTAGCGGACATATGGTCGATGCGCCTGACCGACAGCCGCCGCGCTTCCCTGACAAACCAGAAACGTTGACAGCCGCTGCGCGAAGGATTGCCGATGCCTTGGCAAACCTCGATGCCGGCCCGGATGACCTCGCGCTCACACAAGGCGCTTGCGGCGGCGATTTGTTGTTCACTGAAGCCTGTCAGGAGCGGGGCGTGGACGTCCAGTGGCTGCAGCCCTTTCCTGAGCCGGAATTTATCGAAAAGTCAGTGGTATCCAGAGGTGAGAGCTGGCGCGCCAGCTATCTGGCGGCGAAAGCCAAGCTCACCAGAGCTATCCGTTCGGCTCCGGAAGCACTTGGCCCTCCGCCGAAAGGCACCGATCCCTATCAACGGTGCAATCTGTGGCTTCTCTATACGGCGTTGTCGTATGGCATTGCCAACGTTCAGTTCATGTGCGTGTGGAATGGTGAGGGCGGCGACGGCCCCGGCGGCACCGCGCACATGTATGAGGAAGTGAAGCGCCGAACCGGCCACGTCACGTGGATCGACAGCCGAACGTTGTAG
- a CDS encoding transglycosylase SLT domain-containing protein → MATRVTHRAGTSPRRRSRSPRRLTLSALWRFAGRRWRDLRAFLRALGTTHPLPRLLIGVILLVSLWLTLNWTYHAINKPAEVLFPLEEALDKNPAATWREYGSLFREHSTAIITPELLAALAQVEGAGNPVARTYWRWRFSWNPFDWYRPASSAVGMFQLTDGTFHDAKRYCIQNHMVVEDGPWNDVRTCWFNSLYTRVLPSHAIELTAALLDRQVAMVTGSRRSASVSRQQKQDLAALIHLCGAGAGHAFAVRGFRLSPHQKCGDHHAASYLARVNALKLQFARLATGGSLQRLVKPR, encoded by the coding sequence ATGGCGACTAGAGTGACTCATCGTGCCGGAACCTCGCCCCGCCGCAGAAGTCGCTCCCCCCGCCGGCTCACGCTCTCCGCACTCTGGCGATTTGCCGGCCGCCGCTGGCGCGATCTTCGGGCGTTCCTGCGCGCGCTGGGAACCACCCATCCGCTCCCGCGCCTTCTCATCGGCGTCATTCTCCTCGTCTCTCTCTGGTTGACCCTGAACTGGACCTATCACGCGATCAACAAACCGGCCGAAGTGTTGTTTCCCCTGGAAGAGGCGCTGGACAAGAACCCTGCGGCGACGTGGCGGGAATACGGCTCGCTCTTCCGCGAACATTCGACGGCGATCATCACGCCGGAGCTTCTCGCGGCGCTGGCTCAAGTGGAAGGAGCGGGAAACCCTGTGGCACGAACCTATTGGCGCTGGCGATTCTCCTGGAATCCGTTCGACTGGTATCGGCCGGCCTCAAGCGCGGTGGGAATGTTTCAGTTGACCGACGGCACATTTCACGACGCGAAACGCTATTGCATCCAGAACCATATGGTGGTCGAGGACGGCCCGTGGAACGATGTTCGTACCTGCTGGTTCAACAGCCTCTACACCCGCGTTCTGCCGAGCCATGCCATCGAGCTGACTGCGGCCCTGCTCGATCGCCAGGTCGCCATGGTGACCGGTTCCCGGCGAAGCGCCTCCGTCAGCAGGCAGCAGAAGCAAGACCTCGCCGCGCTGATCCACCTCTGCGGTGCGGGCGCCGGGCACGCCTTCGCCGTTCGCGGGTTCCGCCTCAGTCCCCACCAGAAATGCGGCGATCACCATGCCGCCAGTTACCTCGCCAGGGTGAACGCGTTGAAGCTGCAGTTCGCGCGCCTTGCTACCGGCGGCAGCCTCCAACGACTGGTGAAGCCCCGCTGA